The following proteins come from a genomic window of Thermus antranikianii DSM 12462:
- the acpP gene encoding acyl carrier protein, whose protein sequence is MTEQEIFEKVKAVIADKLSVEPEKITLEARFIEDLGADSLDTVELIMGLEDEFGLEISDEEAEKIRTVKDAVAYIQAKLG, encoded by the coding sequence ATGACGGAGCAGGAAATCTTTGAAAAGGTGAAGGCGGTTATTGCGGACAAGCTCTCGGTGGAACCCGAGAAGATCACCCTCGAGGCCCGCTTCATCGAGGACCTGGGGGCGGACAGCCTGGATACCGTGGAGCTCATCATGGGCCTCGAGGACGAGTTCGGCCTGGAGATCTCCGACGAGGAGGCCGAAAAGATCCGCACCGTGAAGGATGCGGTGGCCTACATCCAGGCCAAGCTGGGCTAG
- the fabG gene encoding 3-oxoacyl-[acyl-carrier-protein] reductase, with protein sequence MRKALVTGASRGIGRAIALRLAREGYALVIHYGQNREKAEEVAEEARRLGSPLVGVLGANLLEAEAATSLVHEAAEILGGLDTLVNNAGITRDTLLVRMKDEDWEAVLEANLSAVFRTTREAIKLMMKARFGRIVNITSVVGILGNPGQANYVASKAGLIGFTRAVAKEYAARGITVNAVAPGFIETEMTEKLPPEVREAYLKNIPAGRFGRPEDVAEAVAFLVSEAAGYITGQTLCVDGGLTPH encoded by the coding sequence ATGCGTAAGGCACTGGTAACGGGGGCCAGCCGGGGCATTGGCCGGGCCATCGCCCTTAGGCTGGCCCGGGAGGGCTACGCCCTGGTGATCCACTACGGGCAGAACCGGGAAAAGGCGGAGGAGGTGGCGGAGGAGGCCAGGAGGCTGGGAAGCCCCCTGGTGGGGGTTTTGGGAGCCAACCTCCTGGAGGCGGAAGCCGCCACGAGCCTGGTCCACGAGGCAGCGGAGATCCTGGGGGGTCTGGACACCCTGGTGAACAACGCCGGCATCACCCGGGACACCCTTCTCGTCCGCATGAAGGACGAGGACTGGGAGGCGGTCCTCGAGGCCAACCTCTCCGCGGTCTTCCGCACCACCCGCGAGGCCATCAAGCTCATGATGAAGGCCCGCTTCGGGCGCATCGTGAACATCACCAGCGTGGTGGGCATTCTGGGCAACCCCGGCCAGGCCAACTACGTGGCCTCCAAGGCGGGGCTTATCGGCTTCACCCGGGCGGTGGCCAAGGAGTATGCCGCCCGAGGGATCACGGTGAACGCCGTGGCCCCTGGGTTTATCGAAACGGAGATGACGGAAAAGCTCCCGCCGGAAGTGCGGGAGGCCTACCTGAAAAACATCCCCGCAGGCCGCTTCGGCCGGCCGGAGGACGTGGCCGAGGCGGTGGCCTTTTTGGTCTCCGAGGCCGCAGGCTACATCACCGGCCAGACCCTGTGCGTGGACGGGGGGCTCACCCCCCATTGA
- the fabD gene encoding ACP S-malonyltransferase, producing MYAALFPGQGSQRVGMGQALYEASPAAKEVLDRAEATLPGLLKLMWEGPEETLTLTENQQPALLAVGYAAYRAFLAEGGKEPSLAAGHSLGEWTAHVAAGTLELEDALKLVRLRGRYMQEAVPPGEGAMAAILKLPLEAIQEALAGLEGVEVANLNSPEQTVISGKKKAVEEAAERLKEKRARVVFLPVSAPFHSSLMAPAKERLAQDLAQVTLRKPRFPVYSNVTAKPEEDPSRIRELLLEQITAPVRWVEILKDMERRGVRRFLEFGSGEVLKGLVARTLKEAHALSVGDPEGVRKALEVEDA from the coding sequence ATGTACGCTGCCCTTTTCCCGGGACAGGGCTCCCAGCGGGTGGGGATGGGCCAAGCCCTCTACGAGGCCTCGCCCGCCGCCAAAGAGGTACTGGACAGGGCCGAGGCTACCCTGCCCGGCCTCCTTAAGCTCATGTGGGAAGGACCCGAGGAAACCCTCACCCTCACGGAAAACCAGCAACCCGCCCTCCTGGCAGTGGGCTATGCCGCCTACCGGGCCTTCCTGGCGGAAGGGGGAAAGGAACCCTCCTTAGCCGCCGGGCACTCCCTGGGGGAATGGACCGCCCATGTGGCCGCGGGCACCCTGGAGCTGGAGGATGCCCTGAAGCTGGTGCGCCTCCGGGGCCGGTACATGCAGGAGGCCGTGCCCCCAGGGGAAGGAGCCATGGCCGCCATCCTGAAGCTTCCCCTCGAGGCCATCCAGGAGGCTTTGGCGGGGCTAGAGGGCGTGGAGGTCGCCAACCTCAACAGCCCCGAGCAGACGGTGATCTCCGGCAAGAAGAAAGCGGTGGAAGAGGCGGCAGAAAGGCTAAAGGAAAAACGGGCCCGGGTGGTCTTCCTCCCGGTCTCCGCCCCCTTCCACTCCTCCCTCATGGCTCCTGCCAAGGAGCGCCTGGCCCAGGACCTGGCCCAGGTAACCCTGAGGAAGCCCCGCTTCCCCGTCTACTCCAACGTGACCGCAAAGCCCGAGGAGGACCCCAGCCGCATCCGTGAGCTTCTCCTGGAGCAGATCACCGCCCCCGTGCGCTGGGTGGAGATCTTAAAGGACATGGAAAGGAGGGGGGTCCGGCGCTTTTTGGAGTTCGGAAGCGGGGAGGTGCTTAAAGGCCTGGTGGCCCGTACCCTGAAGGAAGCGCACGCCCTTTCCGTGGGGGACCCGGAAGGGGTAAGGAAGGCGTTGGAGGTGGAGGATGCGTAA
- a CDS encoding beta-ketoacyl-ACP synthase III, with translation MSGILALGAYTPERVMRNEEFETYLDTSDEWIVTRTGIRERRIAAEDEYTSDLAFKAVEDLLRRHPGALEGVDGVIVATNTPDALFPDTAALVQARFGIQGFAYDLLAGCPGWVYALAQAHAMVEAGLARKVLVVGAEALSKILDWNDRATAVLFGDAGGAAVVGRVREGFGFRSFVLGADGTGAKELYHACIAPRLPDGTSMRNRLYMNGREVFKFAVRVMNTATLEAIEKAGLTPEDIKVFVPHQANLRIIDAARERLRLPWERVVVNVDRYGNTSTASIPLALKEAVDEGRIQEGDHVLLVSFGAGLTWAAAVITWGGA, from the coding sequence ATGAGCGGCATCCTGGCCCTGGGGGCTTACACCCCCGAGAGGGTCATGAGGAACGAGGAATTCGAGACCTACCTGGACACCTCGGATGAGTGGATCGTGACCCGCACAGGCATCCGGGAACGGCGCATCGCCGCCGAGGATGAGTACACCTCGGACCTGGCCTTCAAGGCGGTGGAGGACCTTCTTAGGCGCCACCCAGGGGCCTTGGAAGGCGTGGACGGGGTCATCGTGGCCACCAACACCCCCGACGCCCTCTTTCCTGACACCGCCGCCTTGGTCCAGGCCCGCTTCGGCATCCAGGGCTTTGCCTACGACCTGTTGGCGGGTTGCCCGGGCTGGGTTTACGCCCTGGCCCAGGCCCACGCCATGGTGGAGGCGGGCCTAGCCCGTAAGGTCCTGGTGGTGGGCGCCGAGGCCCTGTCCAAGATCCTGGACTGGAACGATCGGGCCACCGCGGTCCTCTTCGGGGACGCCGGAGGAGCGGCGGTGGTGGGAAGGGTGCGGGAAGGCTTCGGCTTCCGTTCCTTCGTTCTGGGAGCGGACGGCACCGGGGCCAAGGAGCTCTACCACGCCTGTATAGCCCCCAGGCTTCCCGACGGGACCTCCATGCGCAACCGCCTTTACATGAACGGGCGGGAGGTCTTCAAGTTCGCCGTGCGGGTGATGAACACCGCCACCCTCGAGGCCATAGAAAAAGCCGGCCTCACCCCGGAGGACATCAAGGTCTTCGTGCCCCACCAGGCAAACCTCAGGATCATCGACGCCGCCCGGGAACGCCTGCGGCTTCCCTGGGAGCGGGTGGTGGTGAACGTGGACCGCTACGGCAACACCTCCACCGCCTCCATCCCCCTGGCCCTCAAGGAGGCGGTGGACGAGGGCCGCATCCAGGAGGGGGACCACGTGCTTCTGGTGTCCTTCGGGGCTGGGCTCACCTGGGCCGCTGCCGTAATCACCTGGGGGGGAGCTTGA
- the rpmF gene encoding 50S ribosomal protein L32 has translation MAKHPVPKKKTSKARRDARRSHHALTPPTLVPCPECKAMKPPHTVCPECGYYGGRKVLEV, from the coding sequence ATGGCCAAGCACCCTGTACCCAAGAAGAAGACCTCTAAGGCACGGCGCGATGCCCGTAGGAGCCACCACGCCCTGACCCCTCCGACCCTGGTTCCTTGCCCCGAATGCAAGGCGATGAAGCCCCCGCACACCGTCTGCCCGGAGTGCGGCTACTACGGTGGACGCAAGGTTCTAGAAGTCTAG